TTGGATTGCACCATCAGGTAATCATCAATCTTGTTGTAAAAACCAGAAATCGAAGCGGTTATTCGATCATGATTATAAATCCAGCCTAGATCGAGCTGGTTGGTTTTTTCTGAGCGTGAATGAAAGGCACTCAAGGTAGTGGCGCTTTCCTTGGTAGCCGAGATTAGCTCCCAATAATCCGGGAAGCGATTCGTGCGGCCCAAGCCCATATAGACAGTGGCAGGCATTCTGGCAAGATCGCGCTCGAACCGTGCGAAACCACTGACGAGATTGGTGTCGCGTTCCTGGTTGGCGGTAGGATTGGCAACCTTTGCCGCCATCATGCCGGATCCAATTGTCAACATGGCGCGCTTGTCCTGAACTTTCCAATTATCGGCGCGCAGACCAATAATCAATTTATCTTGTTGGTTGAGATAATGACTCAATTCACCAAATAGTCCGTGGTTGTGAAAATTGGCATCCTCGACGCGGCTCGCGTTGGTGTAATCATCAGCCATCGCACCCATCCCTGTGCGTAAGGTGTGGATGTTAGTCTGGTAATCCACGCCCAGGGTAGTTTTTGTCGCAGCAGAGAATTTCAACGTGGTAGCAATGCGTCCGCCAGTAGTTTTTCGATCAGGATTGCTGACCATTTTTTTATCGACACTAGTGACCGGACGCAGACTATAATTATCCATCACATGATCGACATAATTGTAATAAATATTAGCTTCAAATTTATCGAACACCTTGGAAATCTTGCTTTTTTCAAATTTCAAACCAAGATTATCACGTTTGAATTTCACGCCATCCATACTCCGATCACCATAAGCCGCTTCGCCATCGCTTTGTAATCCGGTGATTTCCATTCGGGTATTGGCATCGGGTGTCCAGCCGAACGCGCTACCGGTGCTCCAGCGAGTATAGGTCGAATGCACGGAGTTTCCCGCACCGTCCTTATAATCATCAGAATCCGAGCGGGTGGCAGTGCCTTGAAAATAAAAATCTGGCGTACCGGCACGTAAATCCATGACTTGATCATTTCGTCCAAAACTGCCACCGGTGAGGCTACCGTTGAATTTCCAACCACTTTTCTCGAAACGTTTCAAATTGCGCTCGAACAATACCGTACCGGCGGAATTACCCGGTCCATGTAGTACGGACTGCGGACCTTTAATCACGGTGATGCGGTCATAGGATTCGGGAAATACATAAGCGGTTGGCGGATCCATGCGCATTCCACAACCACCAAGCACGTTTTCACCGTCAAGTAGAATATTGACACGCGAAGCTGCCATGCCGCGCAATACTGGATCGCCATCAGTGCCACCCTTACGAATTACTGAAAAACCGGGAATATTTTTTAAATAATCAGCACCATCATGCGCGGGTACTGGCTGACGTGGAGCCTTGGGATCGGTAAGAACGACAAGTGGATCAGCCATCATCGGCGCGGTGACTACGACCTCTTGCAGACGCGTTGATTCCTCGGCAAGTCCATGGTTGGCAAAAAAGACAAGCGTCGCCATGGGAAGTGAAAGTAATAAATTGTTATTCATGAATGTTATCCAGATTTTTAAAAATTACGCGTGAAAGGATTATCATAAAGCAGCGAATATTAGACGAGGGCAGCTACACAATAAATGCGACACAGTGTCGCGTGGCGAATTGCCGCAGGGATCGTTAAGTAGATATTCATAAGTAGTAGGAGTTACACAGTTGAATTTGTAACTCTATACAAGATTGAGTTTTTTCTGTCATTCTGCGCGGAGGGCGCGTTAGCGACGGAGTCGCAGAATCTATATAGATGGATTCTGCGACTCCGCTTCGCTTCGCGCAGAATGACTTCCTATTTTTCAACTGCGTAACTTCTAAGTAGTATGATGATATTTAAATATAATAATTTTTATACCGATTCTTTAAGGCGTTCACGGACTTTTCAGCTTTGCACTAATTGAGCTAAACTGTAAATGATATAAGTTTTCTTTTTTTTATAGTCATATGATCTAAATCTCCCCGCACTCAAAGGCGGGATTTTTCGGAGACACTGATGAGCAATTCCAAGACTATTCTGGTTGTTGATGATAGCAAAGTGTCAAGGATGATGATTCGGGCTTTCATTCTTGAAAAATATCCTGACTGGATAATTGAAGAAGCAGCTACCGGCGAGGAGGCACTGGAAAAAATCCGTACTATTGTTCCAGACTTAATTTCAATGGATGTCAACATGCCAGGCATGGGAGGATTAGCCGCTGCAGGAAAATTACGTGAAGAATGCCCCTTTGCACATATCTCCCTACTTACTGCCAATGTTCAGGAAGCTACTCGCCAAAAGGCAAAATTACTTGATGTTGGCTTCATTGAAAAGCCTATTACCAGACCACGTATTCAAAAAATGATTGAAGTATTGGTTGGTGCATAATGTTTGAATTATCCGAAATGCAACACGATGCACTTGTAGAGGTTTTTAATATTGGCGTGGGGCGCGCAGCAGCTTCAATGAGCAGCATGGTAAACGAAGAAATTTCTCTTTCGGTGCCATCGATTAACTTTTTAAATCTTCAAGACGCAGCCACAATTTTAGAAGGGCAAGGAAGGGAGAATAAAAAAGTCTGTGGTGTTACTCAGCATTTTGAAGGTGCTTTCAACACCGATGTTGTCCTGATGTTTCCAGAAGATAAAAGCCTTGAACTTGTCCGCATAATGGTTGGTGAATCCATTCCGCTGGAACAATTAACTGAAATGGAGCAGGAGGCAATGAGTGAAATTGGAAATATTCTCCTAAATTCCTGCATGGGAACAATGGCGGATATTCTCGGTACTGAAATGAATGGTTCATTGCCAGTATATCAGGTCGGCAGTACTGAAGAAATCCTTGGAGTGTCAGATAAAGGAAACGAAAGTTTTGTATTAATTTTAAGGATTGATTTTATCCTGGAGAAATTAAAGATCAACGGTCATGTCGCGTTTGTAATGGATGCAGATGCCATGAAAGATACCTGCCGGCATATTGATCAGTATCTTTTCGCGTTTACGGGATAATTACTCATAATAAATGGCAAAGGGCGATTCATGTTAAAAACACATCTAGAACTTTTTATAAATACGCTCAATGCCATAAACATGGGAATTATTTTGGTGAATAATG
This region of Gammaproteobacteria bacterium genomic DNA includes:
- a CDS encoding iron complex outermembrane recepter protein, with protein sequence MNNNLLLSLPMATLVFFANHGLAEESTRLQEVVVTAPMMADPLVVLTDPKAPRQPVPAHDGADYLKNIPGFSVIRKGGTDGDPVLRGMAASRVNILLDGENVLGGCGMRMDPPTAYVFPESYDRITVIKGPQSVLHGPGNSAGTVLFERNLKRFEKSGWKFNGSLTGGSFGRNDQVMDLRAGTPDFYFQGTATRSDSDDYKDGAGNSVHSTYTRWSTGSAFGWTPDANTRMEITGLQSDGEAAYGDRSMDGVKFKRDNLGLKFEKSKISKVFDKFEANIYYNYVDHVMDNYSLRPVTSVDKKMVSNPDRKTTGGRIATTLKFSAATKTTLGVDYQTNIHTLRTGMGAMADDYTNASRVEDANFHNHGLFGELSHYLNQQDKLIIGLRADNWKVQDKRAMLTIGSGMMAAKVANPTANQERDTNLVSGFARFERDLARMPATVYMGLGRTNRFPDYWELISATKESATTLSAFHSRSEKTNQLDLGWIYNHDRITASISGFYNKIDDYLMVQSNYTKTAINGMGTRVASIVRNVDATTWGGEAGVSYALDNRWKIDGTLAYVHGNNDTDGTALAQMPPLEGRLGLTYDNQVWTVGALLRLVAKQGRYDLDKGNIVGQDLGDSSGFGVFSLNTGYRPKKGLLITGGVDNLFDKTYAEFISRGGAMVTGYDQATRINEPGRSLWLKLNLTLN
- a CDS encoding Response regulator; its protein translation is MSNSKTILVVDDSKVSRMMIRAFILEKYPDWIIEEAATGEEALEKIRTIVPDLISMDVNMPGMGGLAAAGKLREECPFAHISLLTANVQEATRQKAKLLDVGFIEKPITRPRIQKMIEVLVGA
- a CDS encoding chemotaxis protein CheC, whose product is MFELSEMQHDALVEVFNIGVGRAAASMSSMVNEEISLSVPSINFLNLQDAATILEGQGRENKKVCGVTQHFEGAFNTDVVLMFPEDKSLELVRIMVGESIPLEQLTEMEQEAMSEIGNILLNSCMGTMADILGTEMNGSLPVYQVGSTEEILGVSDKGNESFVLILRIDFILEKLKINGHVAFVMDADAMKDTCRHIDQYLFAFTG